In a genomic window of Oncorhynchus keta strain PuntledgeMale-10-30-2019 chromosome 28, Oket_V2, whole genome shotgun sequence:
- the LOC118360661 gene encoding N-alpha-acetyltransferase 10-like, with the protein MNIRNARPEDLMNMQHCNLLCLPENYQMKYYFYHGLSWPQLSYIAEDENGKIVGYVLAKMEEDPDDVPHGHITSLAVKRSHRRLGLAQKLMDQASRAMIENFNAKYVSLHVRKSNRAALHLYSNTLKFQISEIEPKYYADGEDAYAMKRDLAHMADEVPQLRKPGVKALGQETLTATTTPGDQEKEGERDSGGESKELSEVSEATESTDVKDSSSDSQ; encoded by the exons ATGAATATTCGCAACGCAAGG CCGGAGGACCTTATGAACATGCAGCACTGCAACCTGCTGTGTCTCCCAGAGAACTACCAGATGAAATACTACTTCTACCATGGACTGTCCTGGCCACAG CTCTCCTACATCGCTGAGGATGAGAATGGCAAAATAGTGGGATATGTTTTGGCCAAGAT GGAGGAGGATCCAGATGATGTCCCCCATGGTCACATCACATCCCTG gctGTCAAGCGCTCACACAGACGTCTGGGTCTGGCTCAGAAACTGATGGACCAAGCCAGCCGAGCTATGATTGAAAACTTCAACGCCAAATATGTCTCACTTCATGTCCGGAAAAG TAACCGAGCAGCCTTGCACCTGTACTCCAACACACTGAAATTCCA GATTAGTGAAATAGAGCCCAAGTACTATGCAGATGGGGAGGATGCCTATGCCATGAAGAGAGACCTAGCTCACATGGCTGATGAG GTCCCACAGTTGAGGAAGCCAGGAGTGAAGGCACTGGGTCAGGAGACCCTTACTGCTACGACCACACCCGGTGaccaggagaaagagggagagagggacagtggcgGAGAGAGCAAAGAACTCAGTGAAGTTAGCGAAGCAACAGAAAGCACAGACGTCAAAGATTCATCCTCCGATTCACAATGA